Genomic window (Nitrospirota bacterium):
CGCTGATCTTTGCCACCCGGTCTCCGTTCAGCTCGATCGCGGCCGTCGCCTCGATGGGGGCCGAGAAAGGTTCCAGCGCCGCAGCCATAACTTCGATGCCTGATGCCTTCTGCGCTTCTTCAGACAGGTGCACAACGGCTGTTTCCTCGTGGGTTTTTTCGTTTTCGTGCTCGTCCGCTTGCTCCTTTTTTGCCGTCGATCCGTAAAACGACATGACCACGACGAGAAGCGCGATCGAACCCACGGCTATGAGCGCTGGTTTCTTGATGCGCCGCGCCGTATCTTTCCTGGCGGCCCATATCTTTCGGATCACTTTCTTCGTTCTGTTCATTTCAGGCTTCCTCCCGTTACTTTCTCCCATGCGTTCAGCGCAAGCTGCAGCCGAAGCTGTGATTCAAGATAGGCGAATTGGGCATCGATGGTATCCTTCTGAGCGAGCCGCACTTCAAAGAACCCGAATTTTCCTTCCTTGAAGGCAAGGTGCATGAGGCCCAGATTTTCCATGGCTTTGCCGAGAACATCTTTTTTGAAAAGGGACAGCTCTTCCGCCGCCGCTGCAAGGTTCGCGTGGGCCTCCTCGATCTCCCGTTCAACAGCTCGTTCGAGGGACGCCTGTTTGATCAGGGCCTGGCCTGCTTTTGCCGCGGCCTCCTTCCGATCCCCCTGCTTCCGGTCGAACAGTGGAAGAGGAAAAGAAAGCATGATCCCGGCTTCGTTCAGCTTATCATCCTGGTTGTAAAATCCGGACACGGTTACACTCGGAATTGCCTCGCGGCCCGCGAGCTTCATGGCCGCTTTCGCCTGTATCGTCTCGGCGCCCGCCGACTGCACATCAGGCCGCTGCAACGACGCGGTCTCCAGCAGCTTATTCTTGTCCGGGATGTCCGGCGCTTCCATCGGCAGTTCTCCTTCCACGCGGAAGTTCGGCGACGGCTTTATGCCAAGGATCTCCTGCAAACCGAGCAGCGCTTCCCTCCGTTCCCGTTCCGCAAGCATGCGCTCCCGCCGGGCTTTACCGAGCTCAACATCGGCCAGATTCTGTTCAAGCGCCGAAATATCTCCTGTTTGAAATTTGATCGCGGCTGAGGCGACCAGTTCATCCTGGAGCTTGACCGCTTCCTCGGACAGCTCAATTTTTCGCTTCGCGGCTAGGGCCCGGACAAAGGCGTCCTTAACCTCGGCGATGAGGACGCGCTCCTTGTCCAGAATGTCCTGAAGCGCCTTCTCCCGGCCGCTCCTTGCGGCATCGACGCGCAAGCCACGCTGCCCGGCAAGCTCGAATTCCTGGGAAAGCGCGATCCCGCGGTTCGTCGCTTTTTCGCCGCCTCCGGGGACCGTGTCTTTTCTGGACAGACTTCCTTCCATAACGGGATTGCTTCTTAACCAAAGACCGGCCTGATCAAGCCTGCCCTGGGCAGCGCCCTGTTCCAGCCTGACCGCTTGAAGATCGGGATTATTTTTCATCGCTGTTTCCACCGCTTCTCCGAGCGTCAGGGCATACGCAGGAGACACAAGCAACAAAACATTACAGATAAAGATAAGCATTCGCGTCATAATCACACCTCGTTCTGTCATAAAATCCTGTGGAATAGGAATGTAAGCGCGCAACGGCACAACAAGAGACAGTACTCTCGCGCTGTGCGGAACGGCTACTCGGATTAGAATAAAGAGATTAGTTCTGCGGCGGTTTGTTGATGGGATACGAAGGGTCCAGAAGGGCTAGCAACGTTGGCATGCCTACGGCATGGACCGTCAGGACGGGGACGAGAAACGCTTGGCTCTGCATTCCAGCAGCTGCATTGGAACACAGCGGGCAAAGATCCTTATCCATTCCCGGATCAGCAGGAATGTTGTTATCATGGTCTGCGGTTTGGTTTGTCGAGTCCGAAGGGCAGGATCCGTTTGACGGGTACTGTTGCTCCACCTGTAACGATAAGACGTTATTACAATCGTCGCAGGCAACTACGTCCAACACCGGAGCGATAATATAAATCCCCAGGAGAAGGAGTAGAAAAATATTATATGGTCTTGTCCATGTCATGACGAGCCAATTGTACGACTTTCGTACATGCGAGTCAATGGATATTTTGACACCATGGTGCTGCCCGTTAAAAGGTCCGGAACCTTACTCCTTCGGCAATCAACGTAACGCCGGCCATCATTCATTGAGGAAGCTCAGCGCCGGCATCTTGAGCGAGGGATGCTGGTTGACCAACCTGCTGATTGCGCCTGATGCCGCCGGCGTCAGCTTAGTAGTTACGATGGACATCTTCAAAAACCTCAGTATGTGGGTTATAGGCGCATACCTTGCCTGTATAGATATCATAATACCAGCCATGCAGGAAGAGAGAACCTTTTTCCAGGGCCTGAGCTACAAACGGATAGGTTTGAATATTGTTCAATTGTAAAAGAATGTTTTCTTCCTCAATAATTCTCAAGAGGGAGGTTGGTGAACACTCGGAATATAGTGTGGTGGCCGCCTCTTTCACCGGCGCGGCGATCTTCAGCCAGTCCCTCAGGTGAGGCATGTCCTCTAAGTCCGCCTCATCCGCACAGAGGGCTTGCATAGCGCCGCAATTGGAGTGCCCGCACACGATTATATCAGCCACCCTTAACCGCAACACGGCAAACTCTATTGCAGCCGCAACACTGTTCTTGTCCTTGATCGCGTCATAGGGTGGAACGATGTTGCCTACATTGCGCACGATGAAAAGATCTCCCGGCTTGCTCTGGGTTACCAGGTTCGGATCCACCCGCGAGTCGGCACAGGAGATAAAGAGAACATCGGGTTCCTGTTGCCCGGAGATTCGCTTGAAGAACTCCTCTTCCTTTTTGAAATAGGACTCCTGGAATTTATGAATGCCCTTGTAAAGTTTTCTCACCCCTGTTCCTTGTTCCCTTCATTGCCCGAAAAAAATAAAAGTGCGGAATTCAGTGGTTGAAGAAGAGCAGCTTGTTGAGTTGTTAAAACTTTGCTTTTTGAACCGCGGAGCTCGGGCTAACAAGCATAAATTCCAGCGCCGTCAGGAATGATCTGGGTTGCTTGCTGAAATATTCCATTTTATCCGTCAACATGACGGCTCGTTTTTTAAGCACGGTCCTTATTCTGTGTTCTCGTTAACAGATAGTATCCGGCTGAGAGGGCAATGATGATGACGCCTATGCCTATTAAGGTGAGGCTCGAAACTTCCTTAATATC
Coding sequences:
- a CDS encoding TolC family protein — protein: MTRMLIFICNVLLLVSPAYALTLGEAVETAMKNNPDLQAVRLEQGAAQGRLDQAGLWLRSNPVMEGSLSRKDTVPGGGEKATNRGIALSQEFELAGQRGLRVDAARSGREKALQDILDKERVLIAEVKDAFVRALAAKRKIELSEEAVKLQDELVASAAIKFQTGDISALEQNLADVELGKARRERMLAERERREALLGLQEILGIKPSPNFRVEGELPMEAPDIPDKNKLLETASLQRPDVQSAGAETIQAKAAMKLAGREAIPSVTVSGFYNQDDKLNEAGIMLSFPLPLFDRKQGDRKEAAAKAGQALIKQASLERAVEREIEEAHANLAAAAEELSLFKKDVLGKAMENLGLMHLAFKEGKFGFFEVRLAQKDTIDAQFAYLESQLRLQLALNAWEKVTGGSLK
- a CDS encoding carbonic anhydrase, which produces MRKLYKGIHKFQESYFKKEEEFFKRISGQQEPDVLFISCADSRVDPNLVTQSKPGDLFIVRNVGNIVPPYDAIKDKNSVAAAIEFAVLRLRVADIIVCGHSNCGAMQALCADEADLEDMPHLRDWLKIAAPVKEAATTLYSECSPTSLLRIIEEENILLQLNNIQTYPFVAQALEKGSLFLHGWYYDIYTGKVCAYNPHTEVFEDVHRNY